The genome window GTTGAGGAAGACAGCCTGCCCGGCAGGGTTGCAGGAATATACTTCACTTGTTTTATCAGGATCGATTTCACACTCTTTCACAGCTCCCATAGAGCAGCGTGCCGGAACAAGACTCAGACCCGAAGCACTCATTTTCTCCCGTATTTCCTCAGCCAGGGATTCTAAACCGAAACAGTAGGCCAGGCCTATTTTTTTATACCCCTGGAGAGTACAGAACTCTATCACTTCCTGAAACCGGGAGAGAGAACCGGCTCTTCCATTGTCTACAAGACGCCCGCTGGAACGGACCATGTCCAAAGTTTCCTGATCGTCATAGATATCAAGACTATTCTCTTTCAGTCCGTAACAATCGGCTCCTGTTTTACGGCAGTTCTTGGTTTTACAGTCCAGACAATTCAATTTCATGGAATACAGTATACCAGAAACCCTTCCTTTTAGGATTGATATTTTCAAGAATATATTCTAATTCTACTGAGGAACAACGTTTGAAAATCTCTTTAAAACAATCCGGGAGTCTTCTTCAATGGTCAACTTATCCAACATCCGCGTCGCCTATGGTGAACGCATCCTCTTTCAAAATTCCTCTGTACTGATCCGCCCTCAGGATAAGATAGGTCTTGTGGGACCCAATGGTTCAGGAAAAACGACGATTTTCCGGCTCATTGCCGGAGAAGAACAGCCCGACGAAGGAACGGTCAGCATAGATCCCGGAGTTGTTGTAGGTTATTTTTCTCAGGATGTAGGTGAAATGAAGGGAAAATCGGCCCTGGAAGAGGTCCTTCAAGGGGCTGGAAAAGTCCATGAGTTGAGCCTCCTGCTGGAAGAGATGGAACATACCATGTCCGATAGTGACACTATGGAAAAGATGAGTGATGACGACATGGAAAAATTCATGAACCGCTATGGAGAAATCCAGATGGAGTATCAGAACAGGGGCGGCTACGAACTTGAAAGCAATGCCCGGGCCATCCTGGATGGCCTTGGGATTCCCGAAACCAGGCAAAACCAGAGTCTTGAAAACTTCAGCGGTGGATGGAAGATGCGGATAGCCTTGGCCCGAATACTCCTGCTCAATCCGGATGTACTCCTCATGGACGAACCGACCAATCACCTGGATATTGAATCCATACTCTGGCTTGAAGAGTGGCTTAAGTCCTTCAAAGGGGCACTCATGATGACCAGCCATGACCGGGAGTTTATGACCAGAATCTGCGGGAGAACCGTAGAGGCTGCCGGAGAAAGCATCAACAGCTACTCGGGCGACTATGATTTCTATCTGAGAGAAAGAGAAATCCGAAGAGAACAGCTGCTTGCTGCCAGCCGGAGACAGCAGGCCATGTTGGCCAAAGAAGAGGAGTTTATTGCCCGTTTTGCCGCCAGAGCCTCCCATGCTGCTCAAGTACAGTCCAGGGTCAAGATGATAGAAAAGATGGAGAGGGTTGTCATACCGCCGGACCCCAAGGTGATGAAATTTAAATTCACTCCCTGTCCCCGCAGCGGAGATGTTGTTGTCAGAATGGAAAATCTCGGAAAAGCATGGCCTTTGGAAAACGGAACACTTCACCCCGTATTCAGCGGGGTAAGCGGTGTAGTTGAGCGGGGAAACAAGATTGCCCTCACTGGTATTAACGGAGCGGGAAAATCAACACTTCTCAAAGTCCTGGCGTCCCTGACTGAGGCCAGTGAAGGCCGGAGCGAACTGGGAGCCAGTGTGAATGCGGGTTATTTCAGCCAATATTCAGGAGACAGCCTCAATATGGAGAGTACGATTTTTGAAGAGCTGGCTGCCCTGCTGCCGAGAGAATCTGTGGGAAGCATCAAAAGCTTACTGGGGGCTTTCCAGTTTTCTGGGGATGACACGGACAAAAAAATAAATGTCCTCTCGGGGGGAGAAAAGAGCCGCGTCATGCTGGCATCCCTTTTAGCCCGTCCGATCAACTTTCTCATGCTCGATGAACCAACGAACCATTTGGATATTGCCAGCCGTGAAGTGCTATTGGAAGCTCTCCAGAAATTTGAAGGGACGATTATCATTGTCAGCCATGACCGTTATTTTCTCAAACATCTGGTGAATAGAGTCTTTGAAATAGATCATGGAAAAATGAATATTTACGAAGGTGATTACAACTACTATCTTGGAAAAAAAGAGTCAGACTAGAAGACTCCAATAAAAAAGGCTGTGTACGTTCCTGACAGAAAAGTACACAGCCGCATCAGTATTATATAGAGAAAGAGAAGCGAGGATCTCTTCTTTATACCCAGTTATTTCATGCTTTTCCCATAGTAGGAAGCTTCGTAAATGGCTTTTACATCGGCCACTGTTGGAGCCCCTGGATTCGTAAGAGTGCAAGGATCTCCGTGGGCATTCTTACTCATTCGATCCAGGACGTCCAGAAACTTTTCTTCATTAAAATCCACTTCTTTGCAGTCTTTAAAACAGGAGGGAATACCCAGCGCCTTGTTCAGTCCCCTCAATGCTTCGGCCAGATCTTTTATACCTATGTTCTTTTCAACCATGCTGTATTTGTCTGTAAACTTTCTATTGAAGTCTATGATATAGGGCAGCATTATGGCATTTGCCAGACCATGGGTGACACCGAACTCACCACCGATTTTATGGGCAAGAGAGTGAACCAGTCCCAGAGAGGCATTTGTAAAGGCCATTCCAGCCAGACAGGAAGCATTATGCATGTTATAGCGAGCTTCCATATCATTACCACTCTTAAAA of Oceanispirochaeta crateris contains these proteins:
- a CDS encoding ABC-F family ATP-binding cassette domain-containing protein; translation: MVNLSNIRVAYGERILFQNSSVLIRPQDKIGLVGPNGSGKTTIFRLIAGEEQPDEGTVSIDPGVVVGYFSQDVGEMKGKSALEEVLQGAGKVHELSLLLEEMEHTMSDSDTMEKMSDDDMEKFMNRYGEIQMEYQNRGGYELESNARAILDGLGIPETRQNQSLENFSGGWKMRIALARILLLNPDVLLMDEPTNHLDIESILWLEEWLKSFKGALMMTSHDREFMTRICGRTVEAAGESINSYSGDYDFYLREREIRREQLLAASRRQQAMLAKEEEFIARFAARASHAAQVQSRVKMIEKMERVVIPPDPKVMKFKFTPCPRSGDVVVRMENLGKAWPLENGTLHPVFSGVSGVVERGNKIALTGINGAGKSTLLKVLASLTEASEGRSELGASVNAGYFSQYSGDSLNMESTIFEELAALLPRESVGSIKSLLGAFQFSGDDTDKKINVLSGGEKSRVMLASLLARPINFLMLDEPTNHLDIASREVLLEALQKFEGTIIIVSHDRYFLKHLVNRVFEIDHGKMNIYEGDYNYYLGKKESD
- a CDS encoding DUF1847 domain-containing protein gives rise to the protein MKLNCLDCKTKNCRKTGADCYGLKENSLDIYDDQETLDMVRSSGRLVDNGRAGSLSRFQEVIEFCTLQGYKKIGLAYCFGLESLAEEIREKMSASGLSLVPARCSMGAVKECEIDPDKTSEVYSCNPAGQAVFLNDNADFVIEVGLCLGHDVIFHQQLKVPFTVLLVKDRTNEHNPLKGIREYQVTNEP